The following DNA comes from Grus americana isolate bGruAme1 chromosome 22, bGruAme1.mat, whole genome shotgun sequence.
GGCCCACTGGTGAGGTCCTGCAGTGGAAGATGCTGGTTTTGCCAATCAGTCCTCAGGCTTTCTAAAACTCCCTGTGGAAAgatgaagggaaggaagaatttctttgaaGAAGTGTTGTTtcattcagcattttaaatctttttgttaCTGCATAATTATAGACTGTGCAGTTCTTAGTggactagatttttttcccagcattcTGGAAAGGTTTGAACAGTGTCAGACTTAATATTTGTACAAGCATGTGCGCTTGCAGCTTTATCGTATTAAATACACGGACCTGCTTCTATGCTCAACTAAGTATAAATCACTCCTTAAATTTAGAGTGACTGTAGCAGTATAAATCAAATACATGTGAACTTAAGAGTATTTATGTGTGTATGGGTATTTACAGTAAATTTTTAAAGTAGGCTGGcacataatatattttaatcttgCCTGCTGAACAGTATACGTAGACCTGCTGCAAGTCAGATAGGATGTTTGATCAAAGGAGTGCATTTTTACGGAGGAGTTTGCAAAccctattaatttaaaaaaactagATCTCATCTACACCAAATCTTACCAAAAAATCTTACTCATTACACAGAAGCCTTCTGAATTCACTGCCTTTGTTTTCCGCATCAAGAGAGTCTGTGTACAGGATTCTTACTATTGATATTAACGGCTTCGGGCCTTTTGGTCCATAGCCAATACTTTCATGCCCAACTGTTAGTCTGTGATGGAAAACAGCATGTTTGTGAGATAGACTGCATTTATAAGTAAGATTAATATCCCTGTTACTTCCTTGATAAGAAGGAATAAATGAAAGCCTCAAATCAGAAGTGGAAGAGAATCTTTCTAAAAAATATAACTTCCTGttcattttcaacattttcaggCATTTGTCTGAGATACTGTCAGGACCTGGAGCCTTACCCAATCTCATCGTTTTTATAGCTTCGGACACTTCCTCCATTGTTGCTCCTCTCTCCAATGTTCTATTCCCATCCAGGCAGAGCTTCAGGTTTTCAGCACCTCCTGGAACCACAGCCGTGAAATCAGACATGGAAAAGACCTTCTGGTCACTCCTCATCTTTTGCTACTTCAGGATTTTGCAGCTATTACcctttatattttaaatctcaTGAGTGCTCCAACTACTTTACCCTGCTTTAACCATTTTCCCCCTTAATCCCAGTTACATTTCTAACATTTGGGTTCATTCTGAAACTGCTGACTTCTCTGGTTCCCTGCATCCTTTGGATTGGGGATTATTTCCcccttcatttcctctttttacaCATCCTCTGATACAACTCTTCGTAACAGCCCCTTCATTCGAGTCACTTGTGAAATAATACCATGTTGATATGTGTCTATGCAAGAACAAACGTCAGCATGGACTTATAACATGACtgggaaaaaatagcaaaaatctCTCCAGATTTCCAAATCAGGAAGGAAGTTGTCACATCCTTTCCTGCTATTCAGAGAAATAAGTTACTGGAAGGATATATTCTTTTATTCCAATTTTTACCTTGGCTTTCACAAGAGCTGCCAGACTGGGAGTGGGAAGATGAAGAGTGGGagaggcaggatttgccctgTCCTCCTCCACCACTGCCACTTCCTCCACCTGAAGTTTTACCACAGGCTCCACCTCCCATTCTTCCtccgctccctcctcctccacctccggAAGAGGAAGTTCTTCCGTAGGATCCTCCAACTCTTCCTCCACTGCTTCCTCCACCTGAGGACCAGCTACTTCCTCCTCCACTACTTCCTCGTCCAGAAGACCAGCTAGTTCCTCCAtgacctcctcctcctgaagatccaccaccagctcctcccTGTGAGATGCTGTAAGGAGGAAAGGACGTGTGTGCGTAAGACTTATAGCAACAGGACCAGTGTCTGGCATCCTATCAGCTGTGTCACAGCCCCTTTCCTGACTCCCTCTGAGCTCTTCGTATGACTGAGAATACTATTGTGTGAAATGTGTTCTAGAGAACTGATTTTAAACTACCCTAATTAAGGACAAATTAACTGATAtgcacagaagaagaaaaagaaatataatgaatGGCTTTAGATATCTTTCAAAATACGTACCTTGAGTATTTATAAAAGACACTTATTTTCTTGCTtacctttcattttcatatatAACTATACCTCCTGACGGTACttaggagaagaaatggcatatTATAGTTCTAAATacttttctaaatgtttttgtCCAGTTCGTAGTAAGTATAGAATAATACAGCTTTGTACACTGCCAGCTAAGACTTACATTCCGTATGAATTCTTGTGATTGTCGTGAATATGTTGATGACGAATCAATTGCAGTAGTTTCTAATACAAATTTTGCTACTTTCATCTTCACCTGTTTGCACAGATGACATGTTAATTAATCTGAATGCACATACCTAATACCATGCTGCCCTTCCTCCAGCAGTGCCCGGTACTGAGCAATCTCCTGTTCCAGGCGGGTCTTGATGCCCAGGAGCATCTTGTACTCCTGGTTCTGACTCTCCATCTCACAGCAGATGCTGGCCAGCTCCTCCTCCAAGGGGCTGATCATACCCTGgatctgctgcagctgcatgTTGTAGCGACGCTCTGTGTCTTCCAAGTTGGATTGCAAAGACTGTAActgagaatgaaagaaaaaatacagtatttaggGGAACGTGGCAAGATTAGATCATTCTTGTGcccaaaatgagaaaaatcttaCATGGTGTCAGATGTACCAAGCATCTTCATTAAATGGCGTGCTAGCTATAGCTGATCTCCTGTCACTCAAGCAACTCATATGTTCTTTGCAAATCAGAAGATCAGAAGCAATCATTACCTACCATGCTGATTTGCGACTGCAGCTCAATTTCCAGGCTCTGATAGTCACGTCTCAGCACAGAGATCTGTTGGTTGCTTGATTCCACTTCCTGGCCACTTGAGTGGACTTGTTGACTCACTTCCTCCATCTGAAGAAGTAATATACAGAATTGGagtttttttagttttacttACAATGTCACATGGCAGTTTATCATGGAAGCATCCAGCAACAGAAGTTGAAGCCGGGCCCCTTGTAAAATGGGGGCTAGTTAAACTTGCTGCTATGGCTCTGCTAGTGCAGTTCAAGTCCACTTGtgatttcctttattttaatcaaGGGCATTCTACTATTATATCCTAAGACCAATGGATGTTGTCGTGTAAAATGTCATTCATCTACAGGAAGTTCTCACCAAAAGTTGGTATTGGTTTTTTTTCGTAATGTGAACATTCAAATTGTAACCATTTACCTTGCTTTCATACCACCTTTCAACCTCTTCACGGTTTTtctgaataatattttcatattcttgTCTCATATCATTCAGTTTTTTCAGCAGATCCTCTCCTGGAGCAGCATTCACCTCCACATTCACATCACCATTGGACTGCGTTTGCAGCGATTTCATTTCCTGCAGAGAAAACCCAGGCCCAaggcaaataaacaaaaatggtGAAATTACTTTGCGAAAGAGTTTTGAAGTCAGTTGACTTGTTCTGAAGTCATAAATCATCCTGGATCCTTTCAacaacatatatatgtatgttgggtttttttcttgttgcaatGATTTGGCTTTGACTTCCCAGCCATGGCTTGTTGAGGGGGACTGTGCTCAGGGACACCGGGCCATCGGCCTGTCTCAGGTGGCCCCGTGCTGAGCTGCCACACATTGGAGAGCAGGGAAGACTATTTAGAGCAGAGGATGTTACCTGCGAAACCTCCTCAGATTTCCGATACTGGAAGTGTTGTTTTCCACTGCAGTTTGCATTTCAAGAAGCTGGCTCTTACCTCCTCATGGTTCTTCTTGAGGTCAATCATCTCCTCCTTTAGAGACTCAAATTGCATTTCCAGGTCAGACCTGCTCAGAGTCAGATTATCCAACAAGGGTCGCAAGCTATTAATGTCAGCCTCCACATTCTGCCGGAGACCGTATTCCGTCTCATACCTGCGCCAAGGACAGTGCAGAAAGGTCAGCCCTGGTCTCGGGTTCTCAGTCCTTCTCCTACTGACTTCATTTATGATGAAGTTCATATATTCCAGTATCTCAGTGTCTGCTTTTGTGTCTATACTTCATAGCACAGAGCATCTCTCAACCAGCAGAATTATGAAATCAGCAGCCAGTACTTAAACTTTAACATGAAAATGTATTCTGTGGTCTTTTTTGTGGTCTTTTGTTACTGTAGACTTTGTGCAGATTTCATCTGTTTCATCTGACTTTTCAGTGAGAGAtaatcataatttttctttccttaaaaataaatcttttctaaGGTTTGACTCCACAGCCATAGGCAGTATTCCCACTGAAGATCATTACAGAAACAATGAAGAATTTTGAAGTcttacaaattatttcagttgtgCTGCCATGTAACCAGGAGGAACTCTAGTCTCTGTGGGTTGATATTTGCTTATGGAATTAATTTATGACACTAAGTtgaggaaagcaggagaaaggaaatcagtgcctggaaaagaggaatatatatttactttatCTTGAAGTCTTCTGCAGTCATCCTTGTGTTATCCAGGTCCAAAAGTACCCTGTTGGTTTCCACAGTCGCAGTCACAAGCTGGAAGAGAAGACAATATGCTGAGGAAAATTTTCTCTGTGAATCTGTCAGGTTTGCACAAGGGACAGAAATATGAACGTGATCTTCTGGTTATAATTCCCAGGTGTCTGAGGGGAACACCATTTCCTACATACAGAGGCCTGGAAAGGTCACCTACAGTGCAAAACAGAGATGCCCGTGTGCAAATAGCATCAGAATGGCAAAAACTGTTTTGTGAGCACAAGAGTCCTGCCAAGAGGTTTGGTGTCACCACCGTGGCTCTATCTCACCTTCCATGCTGCGGGGCAAGGGCTGTACTCCAATCTCAGACACTGCACATCCCAGAGGGGAATTGTTATCATTTTTCCGATGCTCTAAAATCCACTACAGGCAGTCTGAGAGTCTGCAGGCACTGCCAACAAACGGTCTGTGGGATGTGCTATAGGAGGTGTGCGTTTTTTCTCCACCTCTAGTTGGAGGTATTTGGATGCgtgcacagaaagcagaatttcaaGCGCAAGAGGCACTTTCAGAGAGGCATTTAGTGAGTTTAGAAGTATCCAtgcctgaaatattttactcaATCACAAGAAGTCTGTCTATGCTTAAACTTCTCTGAGAAAGGACATCCTACCTGATTTTGAAGGTCTTCAATTGTTTCATAGTAGTGGGTGTAGTCCTTTGTACCAGTAGGACCTTGCTTCTGGTACCACTCCCTGATTAATTGTTCAAGCTgagcattttccatttccaaattTCTGACCGTATGCAGGTAAGAAGCCAGGCGTTCATTAAGGCTCTGCATGGTCAGCTTCTCGTCGTTGGAAAGAATTCCCACATTCCCTCCATGAAAGCCACCACTGCCAAAGCTGCCACTGCTGAAACCACCACCGCGACCAAAGCTTCCTCCATAGCCACCACCAAACCCACTTCCACCTGATCCAAAGCCTACTCCCATGCTGCCACAGCCCATTCCCCCTCCATAACCACCACCGCTCATTCCCCCTCCGTAACCACCACTGCTCATTCCTCCCCCATAACCACCACCACTCATTCCTCCTCCGCAACTACCACAGCTCATTCCTCCTCCGTAACTACTGCGCCTGATCTTCCCATAACTGCCACCACTGGCTCCCCCACCGTAGCTGCTCCTGGAACTTCCTCCACCACAACTGCTGCCAGAAGTCCTGCCACCACCACTTGTCCTGGAAGTGATTCTTCTTGAGGAGACAGAGGAATACTTACTGCTCCCTCCACCACTGCTGCTAGCACTGCCACCACTACTCCCTCGCAGGCAGCTTTTAGAGGTCTGCTTGGAGCCACAGCTCATAGTGGCAGCAGGGAATGGTTCAGGTTAAAATCAAAGCTGGTCTTACAGTTGTTCTGGAATCATAGCTCCAGCTTCCACCCTGCCTGGACTGCATTTATACCTGAGATAGTGGGTGTCACCATCAAAGGGAGTACCTTCTTTCCATGTGCATTTGCAAGCCGTAGTTTTTATGTCAAGGGTAATTTGCCAAAGGGAAATGGTTGACAGTGTCAGGAAGCTTACCCCATACTCAAAGTGTTCCGTGACCGTTTGTTTATTAATACAAAACATGTAATTTCTGTTGGGTGGCTCTAAATT
Coding sequences within:
- the LOC129195517 gene encoding keratin, type I cytoskeletal 13-like isoform X2 codes for the protein MSCGSKQTSKSCLRGSSGGSASSSGGGSSKYSSVSSRRITSRTSGGGRTSGSSCGGGSSRSSYGGGASGGSYGKIRRSSYGGGMSCGSCGGGMSGGMSGGGYGGGMGCGSMGVGFGSGGSGFGGGYGGSFGRGGGFSSGSFGSGGFHGGNVGILSNDEKLTMQSLNERLASYLHTVRNLEMENAQLEQLIREWYQKQGPTGTKDYTHYYETIEDLQNQLVTATVETNRVLLDLDNTRMTAEDFKIKYETEYGLRQNVEADINSLRPLLDNLTLSRSDLEMQFESLKEEMIDLKKNHEEEMKSLQTQSNGDVNVEVNAAPGEDLLKKLNDMRQEYENIIQKNREEVERWYESKMEEVSQQVHSSGQEVESSNQQISVLRRDYQSLEIELQSQISMLQSLQSNLEDTERRYNMQLQQIQGMISPLEEELASICCEMESQNQEYKMLLGIKTRLEQEIAQYRALLEEGQHGISISQGGAGGGSSGGGGHGGTSWSSGRGSSGGGSSWSSGGGSSGGRVGGSYGRTSSSGGGGGGSGGRMGGGACGKTSGGGSGSGGGGQGKSCLSHSSSSHSQSGSSCESQGGAENLKLCLDGNRTLERGATMEEVSEAIKTMRLGSFRKPED
- the LOC129195517 gene encoding keratin, type I cytoskeletal 10-like isoform X1, producing the protein MSCGSKQTSKSCLRGSSGGSASSSGGGSSKYSSVSSRRITSRTSGGGRTSGSSCGGGSSRSSYGGGASGGSYGKIRRSSYGGGMSCGSCGGGMSGGGYGGGMSSGGYGGGMSGGGYGGGMGCGSMGVGFGSGGSGFGGGYGGSFGRGGGFSSGSFGSGGFHGGNVGILSNDEKLTMQSLNERLASYLHTVRNLEMENAQLEQLIREWYQKQGPTGTKDYTHYYETIEDLQNQLVTATVETNRVLLDLDNTRMTAEDFKIKYETEYGLRQNVEADINSLRPLLDNLTLSRSDLEMQFESLKEEMIDLKKNHEEEMKSLQTQSNGDVNVEVNAAPGEDLLKKLNDMRQEYENIIQKNREEVERWYESKMEEVSQQVHSSGQEVESSNQQISVLRRDYQSLEIELQSQISMLQSLQSNLEDTERRYNMQLQQIQGMISPLEEELASICCEMESQNQEYKMLLGIKTRLEQEIAQYRALLEEGQHGISISQGGAGGGSSGGGGHGGTSWSSGRGSSGGGSSWSSGGGSSGGRVGGSYGRTSSSGGGGGGSGGRMGGGACGKTSGGGSGSGGGGQGKSCLSHSSSSHSQSGSSCESQGGAENLKLCLDGNRTLERGATMEEVSEAIKTMRLGSFRKPED